One genomic segment of Dysosmobacter sp. Marseille-Q4140 includes these proteins:
- a CDS encoding helix-turn-helix domain-containing protein: MKESAYKNYEELPLFLNSKTVAKVLGVSPSSGYELMHEPGFPVLRIGNRMVVPKEQFIQWVKEHTGGGT, from the coding sequence ATGAAAGAGTCTGCCTACAAAAATTATGAGGAGCTGCCGCTGTTTCTCAACTCAAAAACAGTGGCGAAGGTATTGGGCGTCTCACCGTCCAGCGGATATGAACTGATGCACGAGCCGGGCTTCCCGGTACTGCGCATCGGCAACAGGATGGTGGTACCCAAGGAGCAGTTCATCCAGTGGGTGAAGGAACACACAGGAGGCGGCACATGA
- a CDS encoding helix-turn-helix domain-containing protein, whose protein sequence is MKYGNYRDGFFLPNELFQLGLDYGELAVYSFLKRCENRKTHQCWPSIKTIGEAVGMSENIVRKYIRQLEERGLITTEPTEVITKSSGRRIGNLLFTLRPIGEVIDQHYDRQLAELELATERQRVAKLLRARESPT, encoded by the coding sequence ATGAAGTACGGAAATTATCGGGACGGTTTCTTCCTGCCCAACGAGTTGTTCCAGCTGGGACTGGACTATGGCGAGCTGGCGGTGTACAGTTTCCTGAAACGGTGCGAAAATCGAAAGACGCATCAGTGCTGGCCCAGCATCAAAACCATCGGCGAAGCAGTGGGCATGAGTGAAAATATTGTCCGCAAGTACATCCGTCAACTGGAGGAGCGTGGTCTCATCACCACCGAACCCACCGAGGTCATTACCAAGTCCAGCGGCAGGCGCATCGGAAATCTGCTGTTTACTCTCCGGCCTATCGGAGAGGTGATTGACCAGCACTACGACCGCCAACTGGCGGAATTGGAGTTAGCCACAGAACGCCAGCGAGTGGCGAAACTCCTGCGGGCGCGGGAAAGCCCAACGTGA